In a single window of the Falco rusticolus isolate bFalRus1 chromosome 13, bFalRus1.pri, whole genome shotgun sequence genome:
- the RNF13 gene encoding E3 ubiquitin-protein ligase RNF13 isoform X4, with the protein MLLSIGMLMLSATQIYTILTVQLFAFLNLLPVEADILAYNLENGTQTFDDLPARFGYRLPAEGLKGFLINSKPENACEPIAPPPLKDNSSSAFIVLIRRLECNFDIKVLNAQRAGYKAAIVHNVDSDDLISMGSNDIEVLKKIDIPSVFIGETSANSLKEEFTYEKGGHVVLIPEFSLPLEYYLIPFLIIVGICLILIVIFMSSSGQNIHHTLDMHMSITKFVQDRHRARRNRLRKDQLKKLSVHKFKKECCIHIAECVFYTEGVLEQLPCCGSLQNGLHFGHVNVWPLWKEQSPPLLLGLCMLHRRES; encoded by the exons ATGCTGTTATCAATAGGAATGCTGATGTTGTCTGCTACTCAGATATACACTATTTTGACTGTTCAgttgtttgctttcctgaatcTTTTACCTGTGGAGGCAGATATTTTAGCA TATAATCTTGAAAATGGAACCCAGACCTTTGATGATCTACCTGCTAGATTTGGCTACAGGCTGCCAGCAGAAGGcttgaag GGATTCCTAATAAATTCAAAACCAGAGAATGCATGTGAGCCTATAGCCCCACCTCCACTGAAAGACAACTCATCCAGTGCTTTTATTGTGTTAATTCGAAGGCTTGAGTGCAACTTCGATATCAag GTTTTAAATGCACAGAGAGCTGGATACAAGGCAGCGATAGTTCACAATGTTGATTCTGATGACCTCATAAGCATGGGATCCAACGACA TTGAGGTTTTAAAGAAGATTGACATCCCTTCTGTCTTTATTGGTGAGACATCAGCTAATTCTCTTAAAGAAGAATTTACTTATGAAAAGGG tGGCCATGTTGTGTTAATCCCGGAGTTCAGTCTTCCTTTGGAGTACTACTTAATTCCATTCCTAATAATAGTAGGGATCTGTCTTATTCTGATCGTCATATTTATG TCATCTTCTGGACAAAACATCCACCATACACTAGACATGCATATGTCG ATCACAAAATTTGTGCAAGACAGACACAGAGCAAGAAGGAATCGGCTTAGGAAGGATCAGCTTAAGAAACTTTCTGTACATAAATTTAAGAAAG AATGCTGCATACATATAGCAGAATGTGTTTTCTACACTGAAGGAGTTTTGGAGCAGTTGCCTTGTTGTGGTTCCTTACAAAATGGATTGCATTTTGGTCATGTGAATGTTTG
- the COMMD2 gene encoding COMM domain-containing protein 2 isoform X2, protein MLLVLSAEQRAHLGCLPRAGAAGKLNVGVDTVQRVVEGLTYLLTESCKLMISEIDFQDSIHVLGFSDELNKSLLQLYLDNRREIRSILGELAPKLPSYHSLEWRLDVQLASRSLRQQIKPAVTLKLHLNQNEDYTAQVLQTDPSTLLHLIQQLEQALGEMKTNHCRRIVRNMK, encoded by the exons atgctgctggtgctgtcGGCGGAGCAGCGGGCGCACCTGGGCTGTTTGCCGCGGGCGGGCGCCGCAG gaaaactgaacGTTGGAGTTGACACTGTTCAGCGTGTGGTAGAGGGACTAACATACCTTCTTACTGAAAGCTGCAAGCTCATG ATTTCAGAGATAGACTTCCAAGATTCCATTCACGTGCTGGGATTCTCTGATGAATTGAATaaatcactgctgcagctgtacCTTGACAACAGGAGAGAGATCAGAAGCATTCTTGGTGAGCTGGCCCCAAAGCTCCCCAGCTACCACAGTCTTGAATGGAGACTGGATGTGCAG CTTGCAAGCAGAAGTTTGAGACAACAGATTAAGCCTGCTGTGACTCTAAAGCTGCATCTTAATCAGAATGAAGATTACACTGCCCAGGTGTTGCAAACTGACCCTTCTACCCTCCTCCACCTAATTCAGCAGCTGGAACAAGCATTGGGGGAAATGAAGACAAACCATTGCAGAAGAATAGTGCGCAACATGAAATAG
- the COMMD2 gene encoding COMM domain-containing protein 2 isoform X1 — MLLVLSAEQRAHLGCLPRAGAAAVGELGRLAVELLRRGAAPRACEAAARKLNVGVDTVQRVVEGLTYLLTESCKLMISEIDFQDSIHVLGFSDELNKSLLQLYLDNRREIRSILGELAPKLPSYHSLEWRLDVQLASRSLRQQIKPAVTLKLHLNQNEDYTAQVLQTDPSTLLHLIQQLEQALGEMKTNHCRRIVRNMK, encoded by the exons atgctgctggtgctgtcGGCGGAGCAGCGGGCGCACCTGGGCTGTTTGCCGCGGGCGGGCGCCGCAG CCGTCGGCGAGCTGGGGCGCCTGGCGGTGGAGCTTctgcggcggggcgcggcgccgcGGGCCTGCGAGGCAGCCGCCA gaaaactgaacGTTGGAGTTGACACTGTTCAGCGTGTGGTAGAGGGACTAACATACCTTCTTACTGAAAGCTGCAAGCTCATG ATTTCAGAGATAGACTTCCAAGATTCCATTCACGTGCTGGGATTCTCTGATGAATTGAATaaatcactgctgcagctgtacCTTGACAACAGGAGAGAGATCAGAAGCATTCTTGGTGAGCTGGCCCCAAAGCTCCCCAGCTACCACAGTCTTGAATGGAGACTGGATGTGCAG CTTGCAAGCAGAAGTTTGAGACAACAGATTAAGCCTGCTGTGACTCTAAAGCTGCATCTTAATCAGAATGAAGATTACACTGCCCAGGTGTTGCAAACTGACCCTTCTACCCTCCTCCACCTAATTCAGCAGCTGGAACAAGCATTGGGGGAAATGAAGACAAACCATTGCAGAAGAATAGTGCGCAACATGAAATAG